One Anolis carolinensis isolate JA03-04 chromosome 4, rAnoCar3.1.pri, whole genome shotgun sequence DNA window includes the following coding sequences:
- the trhr gene encoding thyrotropin-releasing hormone receptor isoform X2 has product MENSTTDGQNETEFLPNQEVVTIEYQVVTILLVLLICGLGIVGNIMVVMVVLRTKHMRTPTNCYLVSLAVADLMVLVAAGLPNITESIYGSWVYGYLGCLCITYLQYLGINASSCSITAFTVERYIAICHPIKAQFLCTFSRAKKIIIFVWAFTSIYCMLWFFLLDLNTVVYKETTIVACGYKVPRSYYSPIYMMDFGIFYVIPMILATVLYGLIARILFLNPISSDPKEKSKTWKNGSSPPNKTKTTNKVINSAVASRRQVTKMLAVVVILFAFLWMPYRTLVVINSFLSHPFQENWFLLFCRICIYLNSAINPVIYNLMSQKFRAAFRKLCKCQKKQSEKPSNYSVALNYSVIKETNHFNTELEDITVTDAYLSSAKISFDETCVSSEVM; this is encoded by the exons ATGGAGAACAGCACAACTGATGGACAAAATGAAACAGAATTCCTGCCCAACCAAGAAGTGGTCACTATTGAATATCAGGTGGTCACCATCCTTTTGGTTCTCCTCATCTGTGGGTTAGGCATTGTGGGCAACATCATGGTGGTAATGGTGGTACTCAGGACCAAGCACATGAGGACCCCAACCAACTGTTACCTAGTGAGCCTCGCAGTGGCTGATCTCATGGTATTGGTGGCTGCTGGGCTTCCCAACATCACAGAGAGCATCTATGGATCCTGGGTGTATGGCTACCTTGGATGTCTCTGCATTACTTACCTCCAATATCTTGGAATCAATGCTTCATCTTGCTCTATTACTGCCTTCACTGTTGAGAGATACATAGCTATTTGCCACCCTATCAAAGCCCAGTTTTTATGTACTTTCTCTAGAGCCAAAAAGATCATCATCTTTGTCTGGGCATTCACATCCATCTACTGCATGCTCTGGTTTTTCTTGCTAGATCTCAACACAGTTGTCTACAAAGAGACCACCATAGTGGCCTGTGGCTATAAAGTGCCCAGGAGCTACTATTCCCCAATCTACATGATGGATTTTGGGATATTTTATGTCATACCAATGATATTAGCTACAGTCCTCTATGGGTTGATTGCCAGGATATTGTTTCTGAATCCCATCTCGTCAGACCCAAAAGAAAAGTCCAAGACATGGAAGAATGGTTCTTCTCCCCCGAACAAGACCAAAACAACCAATAAAGTTATCAACAGTGCTGTGGCTTCAAGAAGGCAG gTTACCAAAATGTTGGCTGTGGTTGTTATCCTGTTTGCTTTTTTGTGGATGCCCTACAGAACCCTGGTGGTCATCAACTCTTTCCTCTCTCACCCTTTCCAAGAGAATTGGTTCTTGCTCTTCTGCAGGATCTGCATTTACTTAAATAGTGCTATCAACCCTGTGATTTATAACCTCATGTCACAGAAATTCAGAGCAGCCTTCAGAAAACTCTGCAAATGCCAGAAGAAGCAGTCAGAGAAGCCCTCCAACTACAGTGTGGCCCTCAACTACAGCGTCATCAAGGAGACCAATCATTTCAACACAGAGCTTGAGGACATCACTGTCACTGATGCCTACTTGTCATCTGCAAAAATATCTTTTGATGAAACATGTGTGTCTTCTGAG GTGATGTGA
- the trhr gene encoding thyrotropin-releasing hormone receptor isoform X1 codes for MENSTTDGQNETEFLPNQEVVTIEYQVVTILLVLLICGLGIVGNIMVVMVVLRTKHMRTPTNCYLVSLAVADLMVLVAAGLPNITESIYGSWVYGYLGCLCITYLQYLGINASSCSITAFTVERYIAICHPIKAQFLCTFSRAKKIIIFVWAFTSIYCMLWFFLLDLNTVVYKETTIVACGYKVPRSYYSPIYMMDFGIFYVIPMILATVLYGLIARILFLNPISSDPKEKSKTWKNGSSPPNKTKTTNKVINSAVASRRQVTKMLAVVVILFAFLWMPYRTLVVINSFLSHPFQENWFLLFCRICIYLNSAINPVIYNLMSQKFRAAFRKLCKCQKKQSEKPSNYSVALNYSVIKETNHFNTELEDITVTDAYLSSAKISFDETCVSSEVKH; via the exons ATGGAGAACAGCACAACTGATGGACAAAATGAAACAGAATTCCTGCCCAACCAAGAAGTGGTCACTATTGAATATCAGGTGGTCACCATCCTTTTGGTTCTCCTCATCTGTGGGTTAGGCATTGTGGGCAACATCATGGTGGTAATGGTGGTACTCAGGACCAAGCACATGAGGACCCCAACCAACTGTTACCTAGTGAGCCTCGCAGTGGCTGATCTCATGGTATTGGTGGCTGCTGGGCTTCCCAACATCACAGAGAGCATCTATGGATCCTGGGTGTATGGCTACCTTGGATGTCTCTGCATTACTTACCTCCAATATCTTGGAATCAATGCTTCATCTTGCTCTATTACTGCCTTCACTGTTGAGAGATACATAGCTATTTGCCACCCTATCAAAGCCCAGTTTTTATGTACTTTCTCTAGAGCCAAAAAGATCATCATCTTTGTCTGGGCATTCACATCCATCTACTGCATGCTCTGGTTTTTCTTGCTAGATCTCAACACAGTTGTCTACAAAGAGACCACCATAGTGGCCTGTGGCTATAAAGTGCCCAGGAGCTACTATTCCCCAATCTACATGATGGATTTTGGGATATTTTATGTCATACCAATGATATTAGCTACAGTCCTCTATGGGTTGATTGCCAGGATATTGTTTCTGAATCCCATCTCGTCAGACCCAAAAGAAAAGTCCAAGACATGGAAGAATGGTTCTTCTCCCCCGAACAAGACCAAAACAACCAATAAAGTTATCAACAGTGCTGTGGCTTCAAGAAGGCAG gTTACCAAAATGTTGGCTGTGGTTGTTATCCTGTTTGCTTTTTTGTGGATGCCCTACAGAACCCTGGTGGTCATCAACTCTTTCCTCTCTCACCCTTTCCAAGAGAATTGGTTCTTGCTCTTCTGCAGGATCTGCATTTACTTAAATAGTGCTATCAACCCTGTGATTTATAACCTCATGTCACAGAAATTCAGAGCAGCCTTCAGAAAACTCTGCAAATGCCAGAAGAAGCAGTCAGAGAAGCCCTCCAACTACAGTGTGGCCCTCAACTACAGCGTCATCAAGGAGACCAATCATTTCAACACAGAGCTTGAGGACATCACTGTCACTGATGCCTACTTGTCATCTGCAAAAATATCTTTTGATGAAACATGTGTGTCTTCTGAGGTAAAGCACTAG